A genome region from Hevea brasiliensis isolate MT/VB/25A 57/8 chromosome 9, ASM3005281v1, whole genome shotgun sequence includes the following:
- the LOC131183079 gene encoding uncharacterized protein LOC131183079 — protein sequence MDSNDINVGASSTYDTLHRSPGVVRNMQRCRAFIESNAPCRHPGVMLSEQGFPHHGRVWIKKLVHRIDNRTYSGIEHKIDIENNRKYHRMRLIRKEQDRRRIKVGTWNVGSLTGKLMELVDTLERKRVNIACIQETKWIGEKSKEVGNSGYKLWFTGKERNKNGVGIIIDRTLKNAIITVKRVGDRIILVKLVLEGKTINVVSAYAPQIGLDSESKQMFWEDMDDLMQSIPNEENIFIGGDLNGHVGSDRQGYENVHKGFGFCSQNKEGKNILDFAMAYDLILANTYFIKRELHLVTFKSGQHRS from the coding sequence atggattcaaatgatataaacgttggggcgtcctctacttacgacacgctacatcggagcccgggtgtagtgagaaatatgcaaaggTGTAGGGCGTTCATCGAAAGCAACGCGCCATGCCGGCACCCGGGTGtgatgttaagtgagcaagggttcccacatcatggacgggtgtggataAAGAAGTTAGTTCATAGGATAGATAATAGAACATATAGTGgaatagaacacaagatagacatagaaaataatagaaaatatcatAGAATGAGactaattaggaaggaacaggataggaggaggatcaaggttggtacttggaatgttggatcacttacaggaaaattaatggagcttgtggataccttggaaaggaaaaGAGTGAATATTGCTTGTATTCAGGAAACTAAATggataggagagaaaagcaaggaagtaggtaattcaggatacaaactgtggtttaccggaaaggagagaaataagaacggagtgggtataatcatagacagaacattgaaaaaCGCTATAAtaactgtgaaaagagtaggagatagaattatactagtaaagctagtactagaaggaaaaacaataaatgtagttagtgcttatgccccacaaataggacttgatagtgagagtaaacaaatgttttgggaagatatggatgatttaatgcaaagcataccgaatgaagaaaatattttcattggtggagatttgaatggacatgtaggaagtgataggcaaggttatgagaatgttcataaaGGTTTTGGTTTTTGCAGTCAAAATAAGGAGGGAAAAaatatcctggattttgctatggcatacgacctaatactagcaaatacctactttataaaaagagagttacatttagtgactttcaaaagtgggcaacatagaagttaA